The DNA region GTTTCACATTAGCTTTGGGAGCGTTACTTGGAGATTTAGCTGGAGCTTTCCTAAAAAGAAGGCTTGGGCTTGCGCCAGGAGAGTTGTTGCCTGTAGTTGACCAGGTTGACTTCGTGTTTGGAGCAATTCTGTTTTCGCTTCTTCTTCCTATGCCTTCGATGTCTTTAGAGCTTATTATTGTGGTGTTAATCGTAACGCCACCTATACATCTGCTAACAAATTTTGTGGCATATAAGCTAGGGTTAAAAACTAATCCTTGGTAAATTCTAGCCAAGTTTTAGGCGAATAACACTTTCTAAGAATATGTAAGTTATCAATAACAAGATTATTCCCGCCAGAAACATCATGTAAGCTTGCCTTGGCTTATAAGCGTACTTTGTACTTTGATACATTACTATCAACCCTGCTGCCCCTAAAGAATAAAGAGCAATTGCAATGACGCTGTCGTATATGAATTGTTCTGACAACCGTGGATAGAGTAAGATGAAACCTACCCCGCTGCCTCCGTAATACGATGGAAGTGGTCTCATTACAATGTTGTATATACCGCCTCCAAACAAAAACACTGCAAAACCCATGATGAGTACTGATATGATAAGGGTTGATGGTTTTGTTGCTGATAATTTTTTGTATAATCTGTTCAGGGAGAACGACATAGAGGAAATTTTTTTCTTAACTGGTTTTGACATTTTCTTTTTCTCCGCTTTTGCTTAGGTATTCTGACACTTCTTTAGCCCATTCTCCTGTTAACGGATTCTTAGCAATCTCACTTAAATACTCTTTCCAAGAAATTTCTAGAGCTTTCTTCCACTGTTCATATTTTTTCAGTATGCTTTCATAAGCCTTGAAATGTAACTCGCAATAATGGTTCTCGACTGCTTCTCTACTACATATTGCGCATTTCAATTCTTTTTTTCCTCTCCTCTATTAAAGGACATTGCGGATTAAAACATAACGTCCACGGGCGTCTTCCTTTAATTTTAACCTGGACGGTAGGCCAACCGCATCCGCGGCAGTTTCTTCCAAGAGGCTTTATTGTTCCTCTTTGCGGTAGTGGAAATGATGTTTTGCATAATCCTTTGAAGTAGTTAGTGCAGCCAATGAAGCGTTTGCCTGTTTTTCTTGAGTATAATATCATTAGTTTTCCGGTGTTACATATTGGGCATGTGCCTATTGTTCGTTCTTCAATTCTTGATTTTTTTATTGCGTTGCTTAGTTGTTCGCCTATTATTTTTTCTTTTGTTTTAAGTTCAGTCACTACTGGTTTGAGAATTTCCACAGCGTCTACAAGAACATTTTCTCTCTTTTCTTCGTTCAATTGTATTTTATTCATTCGTTCCTCAAGTTCCTTCGTTAGTTTTATTGAAACAACTGTTGGGCAATATTTTTCCAGAACTTCCAGAACATCGAAGCCCAAGTCTGTTACAACGATTCTTTCGTCTCGAACGTATCTTCTATCATAAAGTGTTTGTATAATATCTGCTCTCGTTGCTTTTGTTCCGATTTCTGCTTCTTCCATTTTTTTAAGCAGACTGCCAGGGTTGTATCTTGGTGGTGGTTTTGTGAATTTGTCTTCTGCGATTACTTTTTTGATTTTGATTGTTTGTTTCTCTTTTATTGGCGGTAATAGGACTTCTTCTGATCTTACATAGGGTCCATAGAAACGTAGCCAACCTTCTTTTAGGGTTTGTCTTCCTCTTAGGTAGAAGTGATGTCCGTTGACGTTGATGTTAATTCTCATGCTTTGTCTTATGGCTGGTTCATCAAAAACTGCCATGAATCTTCTTACTACGAGGTCCCAGATGTTTCTTTCAGAGTCGTCAAGTTCTCTTTCTGGCAGTTTTCCAGTTGGATAGATGGCTGGGTGTGCGGGGTCTTCCTTTTTTCCTTCTTTCGGTTTTAGTTCCGGCTTTGCTAGCAATTCTGCTGTGAGTTTGCTGTATTGTGGAAGCTTGTTTAGATTTTTCAGAATTGCCTCGTAGCCTATTGCTGGTGGAAGTTTTTGGCTGCTTGTTCGCGGATAAGATATTAAGGCGTCTAGGTATAGGCGTTGAGCGATGTTTGATGTTCGTCTTGGCGTGTATCCGAATAAGCCGTAGGCTTCGCTTTGTAGAGCGCCTAAATCAAAGGGTAGCGGCGGTGATTGTTGGAATTGTTTAACGTCGATTTTTTCAACTGTTCCATTTTTTTCTTTGCACGCTCTTAGGATGGCTTCTGCTTCTTTCTTTGTCTCAATTGTTTCCTTTTCATACTCTGCCTCGAAGGGTTTTCCATCTATTTCCCCTTCAGCCTTGATTTCCCAGTACGGTGTTGGCACGTAGCTTCTGATGGATTTTTCTCTGGCAGCAAGAAACTTTAAGGTTGGTCCTTGCACTCTTCCCGTGCTTAATGTGGCGTATTTCCCGCTCCAGTCTCTTGCTGCTATGGTTAAGGCGCGGGAAAGGTTCACGCCGTAAAGCCAGTCAACTTCATGTCTTGCGCGTCCAGCTTCTATCAGTGCAAAATCTAATTTTGGTAACGGCTTCGTGTACGATTCTTCTAATTCTTCTTTAGTTAGAGTGGAGTATTTCATTCGTTTTGCAACGTTTTCCTTGTCACCGCATGCATATTTTAGTATGCAATATCCAATGATGCTTCCTTCAATGTCGTAGTCGCAAGCGTCAATGAACAAGTCAGCCTCGTTTGCCAACTTTGATATGGTCTCTAACCAAGTGCGAATTTGCTTTACGCCTCTCTCGGCGATGTATCTGGGTACCCATTTGAAACCAAAAACGGGATAGTAATTTCTTCCTCTTCTTTCTTCTGCAACTGTGTATAAATGTCCAAGAGCAGGAACGACAACTATTTCCTTGTCCCGTTTAGCCACATAATATGGGACCCCCTTTTCCTCCATTTTTTTGGCTTTTCCCTTTGCGTCAAGGGCTAAAGCTATTCTTTGTGCAGCGTCCGGCTTCTCGGTCACAATTAATGTGTATTTTCCCATGGTAGCACAAACCACGTAGCCTATTGGAAATGGTTTCCCAGAATTAAGTGTTATCTGAAATTAAAAGTTTCTGTGCCGGACAAATGAGGTTGTATGCCTTGACCAGCAATTGATAAATATGCGAGAGAACTTTATTGCTTTGTCGTGAAAGGAGTGGGTTGCGTTGCCTCAGCGGGTTGTATGTCAACAGTGTGGTTGTGTTTTGTATGAAGGCGCTGAAATCAAACCTCCTGATGAAATTTTACATCAACATAATGGAAAATGTCCGGGATGTGGAAAGAAACTTTCGCTAATTCCCATTAATGTGGAAGTTAAACCGGTAAAATAAAAACTGCTGGGATAATTCTTGACTGAAAAAATCCGCAGGACACAGCTCTACGAAATACACAAGCGAACGGCAAAAATGACTGTTTTTGCAGGCTTTGAAATGCCCCTATGGTACACAAATGTGACACCTGAACATTTAGCCGTGCGAAACAATGTTGGCATTTTTGATATTTCACACATGGGACGAGTAATAGTCAGTGGTCCAGACGCGGAGCGCTTTTTGAATTATGTCATAACAAATGATGTTTCAAAGCTGCTACCAAACAGTGCTCAATATTCAGTCATGTGCAACGAGAAAGGCGGTATAATCGATGATTTCGTTGTTTATCGATTAGAAATGGAGAAATTTTTGGTAGTTTTCAATGCAAGCAATCGAGAAAAAGACTATAACTGGCTGGTCAAAAACTCTAAGGAGTTTAACGTGAAAATTGAAGAAGTTTCGGATAGCGTAGCGATGTTTGCGGTTCAAGGTCCAAACGCTGAAAAAACCTTAGCGAAAATTTCCTCTGAAGATTTGAGCAAAATTGAAAGATTCAAATGCGGACACACGCGTTTATCAGAAGTGGAAGTTTTTATTTCCAGAACTGGTTACACAGGCGAAGATGGATTTGAAGTTTTCGTGTGGAATGCCTCACTCGCTAAACCAGATAACGCGGTGAAATTATGGAATGCCATTCTCGAGGCTGGAAAAACCTTTGAAATAAAACCATGTGGCTTAGGAGCCAGAGATACGTTGAGGCTGGAAGCTGGAATGTGTCTTTATGGAAATGATATAGACGAGAACATAACGCCTTTAGAAGCGGCATTAGGATTTGTGGTGAAACTTCAAAAAGACAACTTCATAGGAAAGGATGCTTTGCTGAAACAGAAAACTGAAGGGATTAGACGCAAAAGGGTGGGAATACAAATGATAGACCAAGGAATACCTAGACTGGGCTTCGAAATTTATGGTGCTGATGGCGCAAAGATTGGATACGTGACAAGTGGAACGTTTTCTCCATTATTGCGGTATGGCATAGGGATGGGTTACGTGGAAGTGTCCAAAGCCTTGGAGGGAAACATCGTAAACGTGAAAATACGTGGCAAACTGGCGCATGCAAAGATAGTGTCCTTTCCATTTTATGATGCTGAAAAATATGGGTATAAACGGAAAATCACAATGTGAAAAATCATTAGATAACCGCAAAGGAAATAAAACACCTCATTAATCTCTGTAGGAGAGATGAATTCAAAATGAAGTTTCCAGCAAGAGAGCGCATTGTCAATGCTTTGAAAAGTCTTGGAAAATTGCGAATTAAAGTAAGTCATGGCGCAATAATGGCTTCTTCGGCTTTGTTGCTCATCCTTTTAGTAGCGTTTACCATTCGCATCTTTCCATTGCGCTGGGAAATCCAAACAGGCGCACTACATCTTTCCGAATTTGACCCTTACTACCAGTATAGTTTAACAAGCTATATGGTTAAAAATGGCTTGCTTTCACCTTATTGGCCAACTCAATGGGTTGACACACAACGTTGGTACCCTGGTGGAATAAATATGGGCATGTCCTATCCAGCATTGCCGATGACTGCTGCTTCGTTTTACATGGTAGTTACAGCGCTAGGCGTAAACATTGATTTGATGAGTTTCTGTGCGTTGTTTCCTGCAATAATGGGCACACTAGCCTGTTTTGTGATTTTTTTCCTTGGCAAAGACATTGGTGGAACATCTGTGGGATTGTTGGCATCCCTCTTTCTAGCTCTGAGCCCTTCTTATATTCAAAGAACTTCCCTAGGATTTTTTGACGATGAAACAATAGGCATATTTGCCCTTTTGCTGTTCGCGTTTCTATTTTTAAGAGCGATTGAAACAGAAAGACCTGTAGGTTCGAGTGTGAAATATTCAGTTGGTTCAGGCTTAGCGTTGGCATATTTTATTTCTGGATGGGGCGCCGCGTTCTATCCGATTGCTCTCACTGCACTCTTCGTTTTCTTGTTAATTCTGTTAAAAAGGTACACTTCGCGGCTCTTATTATCGTATAGTCTGACCTTTGGTTTAGGATTATTTATAGCTATAAACGTCCCTTATATTTCACCAACTTATCTCACTGCTTCCGTTATTTTGCCTGTTGCCGGAGTTTTCGTTCTATTATGTACTTGCGAGATACTTCGCGTTTTGTCGTCAACAAAATCAAAAGTGCTTTTCGTTGCGTTACTTTTGGCACTACTAGTTGGCGGTTTTGCTGTGCTTTGGCAGCTAGGCTACATGCGGACTATAGCTGGGAAGTTCTTTTCCGTTATTAACCCTCTTGCACGGGCAGAATCTCCTCTTGTGGAGTCTGTTGCTGAGCACAGAATTTCAGCGTGGGGTTCCATTTATTATGAATTAGGCATAGGAATAATTTTCTTCATTGTTGGCTTCTACTTCCTTCTTAAAAATCTTAACAATAGAAACTTGTTCATGTTGCTGTTTGGTATCACGTCGCTTTACTTCGCCAGTTCCATGGTGCGTCTGCTTGTCCTTTTGGCTCCTGCTTTCGCCATTTTAGCTTCCATTGGCATAACGGGTGTTTTGAAACCCTTTATCGCCTTATTAAAAGAGCCTCCAAAGATTATTACTAAAAAGAAGTTCGGTTTGGAACATGTTGGAAAAGAATTCAGCGGAGTTGCTATTCTTCTCATATTCATTATTTTAATGACTAACTTTGCTTTTTCACCGCAATCTGGCGGAATACCGAAAGTCTACAGTCAAGCCTATGCTCCAGTAACTATTACTGCTGGAAGCCTTCCCATAGTTCCTAATCAACCAGTGCAAGAATGGCTAGACATGCTAGACTGGCTGAAAAGCAACGTGGGATATCTACCAATAGAAGAAAAAGTTGTTTGCAGCTGGTGGGACTATGGATACTGGCTAACCATACTTGGAAACGTAACATCCCTTGCAGACAACGCTACAATAAATGGTACCCAAATAGAGAATATAGGTTTCACATTCATGGCTAACGAAACCCAAGCAGTGGACATGTTGAAACGTTACAACGCAAAATACGTTTTAGTATTCACAACGCTCTCGGTGGGACAGCAGAATAATCAATACTATGCAAGCTGGGCTGGTTACGGCGACGAAGGAAAATGGATGTGGATGGCGCGCATCTCTGGCAAGGCAAAAGATCGATTTATACAGGAAGGTATTCTTGATGAAAGCTCTGCGTGGACTGACGAAGCAACTTTCGGGAATTACACAGAGAATAGATGGACTTGGAATGATGTAGGAAAAAACTCCACAATATATAAATTCATGCTTTACGGGAAACAGAGATGGTGCGGGGTCAATAATGCTATGGCTGTCAATGAGCAAGGACAACAGGAACCTTCTATAGAACTATTGTACTTTAAAGAAGCTTACATTGCTGGATTGAATTTGTCTCCAAGCGATGCCCAAAGCAAATATGGCAATCTTGTTCCATTAGTGTGCCTTTACGAGATTAAGTATCCAAACTAGCAAAGGAGAGATAGCTTGTTTCCTAAGGTTCCGGACTACCATAAACCAAATAAGCCTTTAATTCCAAACGGTTTAGGCGTAATCTATGTTCTAGTAAGCGTAACCTACCTCTTCGCCTTGTATTATTTTAACCAACCGCCAGCGTCTAACAATGTTTCTTCTGCTTTGACATTGGCAGTTTGCATTTTGTTTGGAGGCTTTATGGGTTTGCTTGATGATTGGATGGATCTGCGGTGGCGTTACAAGGCTTTCTTCCCTCTTATAGCCTCTATACCACTCGTTTCTTTAGCAATAAAGCTTGGACTGCGTACCTCTTTGGCGATTCCGTTTTTTGAGCCTTTAGATTTTGGTCTTCTCTATTATTTTGTGATTATTCCGTTAATTGTGACTATAACTACTAATACCGTGAATCAGCTTGGAGGACTGAACGGCTTAGAAACAGCTTGCCCCGCGATTGTTTTGGTTGGGTTGATGGTTGTTTCTGGAGAACATGCCGTTATGCTGTATGCTCCATTAGTTACGTGGCTTTTTCTTGCCATTCTTAATTTTCAAGGGAAAATTTTTGTTGGGAACACGGGGTCTTTTGCGATTGGAATAACGTTAGCTGCTTTCGCTATTATTTCGGATGTAAAATCTTTTTTGATTATTTCCATATTGCCGTATGTTTTAAATTCAGTGCTTATTCTGTTCGCTTATTTCTTTTATAAGTCTAAGGCGCAAGTTATGTTTGATGGTAAAAAGTTGTCTTCAGACCATAGACGCAGTTTGGTTACTTTGATTACTTATTATCGTCCTTTGACTGAACGGCAAGTAGTTGTTATAATTTCGCTTCTTTTTGCAGCTTCAACCACACTTGCTTTACTAATTTACTAGCGTTCAAGTTGATGTCTTTTCTTAGCTGTATGTATTATGGTGTTACACACAAAAGGCAAAAATCAGTTTTAAGCGAGGCTTAATTGCAAGAGGTTAGAGGACTAGCTCACCATGTAATTGGCTAATGTGAGGAATCAATTATTTGCCCAGCTTTGTATGTTCCAAACGTTTCGGTTAAAGTGGAAATCACTAATTTGGTAGGTGTTCGTCTGGGTGCAAAGGGCGGTGGAGTTGAAAATATTAATTTTGATGTTAAAGCAAAGCTGGAAGAAAAAGAACGCAAAAGCCAAATGGTTGTTGTGGGTTTTGGTTTGCTTTTGAATACCAAGCCGAATGTTGTGAAATTTGAGATTGAGGGCACAGCAACCATAATGGGTAAGGATGCGGAAATCAAAAAAATGTTAGAAGTTGACCCGGAAACTAAAGTGCCGTATGTTTTCCAAAGCATTTACCAGCATGCCTTTACTGCCATGTATTTGATGTCGACAATTTTGAAC from Candidatus Bathyarchaeota archaeon A05DMB-5 includes:
- the topA gene encoding DNA topoisomerase I, translated to MGKYTLIVTEKPDAAQRIALALDAKGKAKKMEEKGVPYYVAKRDKEIVVVPALGHLYTVAEERRGRNYYPVFGFKWVPRYIAERGVKQIRTWLETISKLANEADLFIDACDYDIEGSIIGYCILKYACGDKENVAKRMKYSTLTKEELEESYTKPLPKLDFALIEAGRARHEVDWLYGVNLSRALTIAARDWSGKYATLSTGRVQGPTLKFLAAREKSIRSYVPTPYWEIKAEGEIDGKPFEAEYEKETIETKKEAEAILRACKEKNGTVEKIDVKQFQQSPPLPFDLGALQSEAYGLFGYTPRRTSNIAQRLYLDALISYPRTSSQKLPPAIGYEAILKNLNKLPQYSKLTAELLAKPELKPKEGKKEDPAHPAIYPTGKLPERELDDSERNIWDLVVRRFMAVFDEPAIRQSMRININVNGHHFYLRGRQTLKEGWLRFYGPYVRSEEVLLPPIKEKQTIKIKKVIAEDKFTKPPPRYNPGSLLKKMEEAEIGTKATRADIIQTLYDRRYVRDERIVVTDLGFDVLEVLEKYCPTVVSIKLTKELEERMNKIQLNEEKRENVLVDAVEILKPVVTELKTKEKIIGEQLSNAIKKSRIEERTIGTCPICNTGKLMILYSRKTGKRFIGCTNYFKGLCKTSFPLPQRGTIKPLGRNCRGCGWPTVQVKIKGRRPWTLCFNPQCPLIEERKKRIEMRNM
- a CDS encoding CDP-2,3-bis-(O-geranylgeranyl)-sn-glycerol synthase, with product MNIAQLLIEALKFIFPAYCANAIPVIVGGGYPIDFGKKFFDGKPIFGKNKTFLGFFAGLAVGTAVGLVETALFPEYPALFGFTLALGALLGDLAGAFLKRRLGLAPGELLPVVDQVDFVFGAILFSLLLPMPSMSLELIIVVLIVTPPIHLLTNFVAYKLGLKTNPW
- the gcvT gene encoding glycine cleavage system aminomethyltransferase GcvT, giving the protein MRRTQLYEIHKRTAKMTVFAGFEMPLWYTNVTPEHLAVRNNVGIFDISHMGRVIVSGPDAERFLNYVITNDVSKLLPNSAQYSVMCNEKGGIIDDFVVYRLEMEKFLVVFNASNREKDYNWLVKNSKEFNVKIEEVSDSVAMFAVQGPNAEKTLAKISSEDLSKIERFKCGHTRLSEVEVFISRTGYTGEDGFEVFVWNASLAKPDNAVKLWNAILEAGKTFEIKPCGLGARDTLRLEAGMCLYGNDIDENITPLEAALGFVVKLQKDNFIGKDALLKQKTEGIRRKRVGIQMIDQGIPRLGFEIYGADGAKIGYVTSGTFSPLLRYGIGMGYVEVSKALEGNIVNVKIRGKLAHAKIVSFPFYDAEKYGYKRKITM